The genome window GTGGCATTGCCCCGGGATACGCGGTCGGGCTCATCGACTCGACGGGCGCAACGCGCATCATCACCGTGGGGACCGGCGCAGGCTCAGCGCCAGTGGACGCGCACACGCTCTTCGAGATTGGCTCGATCACGAAGACGTTTACGGGCACCATCCTCGCGAGCATGGTCGCCGACCGGTCTGTCCGGCTGGACCAACCCGTCGCCGAGCTGCTTCCGCCGGGCACGCGCATTCCCGCTCGCGGTGCGCGGCAGATCACGCTGCTCGATCTGGCCACGCAGAGCTCCGGGCTGCCGCGCATGCCCGGCAACTTCGCGCCGAAGGATCCCACGAATCCGTACGCCGATTACGACGGCGCCCGCATGCTGAGCTTTCTCGCCAGCTACGAACTCACCCGCGATCCGGGCGCGGCGTACGACTACTCCAATCTCGGCGTCGGCCTCCTGGGCTATGCACTGGCGGCCCGCGCAAAGCAGAGCTACGAGCAGCTCGTGACCAAGCGCGTCCTGGCGCCACTCGGCATGCGCGAATCGGCCGTCGCGCTCACGCCGGCGCTGCGGGCCCGTATGTCCACCGGCCATGATGCCAGCGGGGCGGCCGTTCCCCTCTGGGATCTCGATGCCATCGCGGGCGCCGGCGCCCTACGCAGCAGCATCACCGACATGCTGCGCTATCTCGAGGCCAATCTCGCGGCCGATGTGGATCCGACCAGCGCGAAGACGCATGGCCTGGGCGCCGTCCTCGCCGACGCTCACGCGGCGCGCTATACCAAGGGGCCATCCGGCATGTCGTTGGGGCTCGCCTGGCATCGGCTGCCAGGCCCCGGCGGCGACACGATCGTGTGGCACAACGGTGGAACCGGCGGCTTCACGTCGTTCCTGGGCTACAGCGCGAAGCGCAAGATGGGCGTGGTCATTCTGGCCAACTCCACGTCGGGCCCCGATGGCATCGCGATGCACTGGCTGGCCGGTGCACCCCTGCCGGCGGCGACCAAACCGCGGAATGCCACGCGGGCGGCCATCACCTTGCCCCCCGAGACGCTCGACCGCTACGTCGGGCGATTCGAGATCACGCCGGCGTTTTCGCTCACCGTGGCCCGCACCGGCAACTCGCTCACGCTCACGGCCACGGCGCAGCCCACGTTGGCGCTGCTCGCCGAGTCTCCCACGCGCTTCTTCGTGCGCGAAGTCGAAGCCGACCTCGAGTACGAATTCGATGCCGCCGGCAACGCCGTGTCGCTGACGCTGCTGCAGCAGGGCGCCAAGATGCGCGGCGTCCGGAAGTAACGCCTACAACAGCGCGGGATCGAGCGACGGCCGCTGATACGCCGGCACGTCTCTCAGCAGCGTGAAGTCGGCAAAGTCGAACCCGGGCCCCACCGTGCAGCCGCTCAGCGTATAGCTGCCGGTGGGACGCGCGGCTTGCCACCACCCGGCGGGGACGACGTACTGCGGCGTCCCGCCGGTCGCGAGCGGTCCCAGAAGAATGCGCGTGGTCGGCCCGCCCTCAGGCGGCGAGACGAACAGTTCGAGCGGTTCCCCTTCGTACCAGTGCCACGATTCATCGCTTTCGACGCGATGCCAGGCGCTGTACGTCCCATTGACGAGCAGGAACCAGATCGCCGTCAGTGCGGCCCGATCGCCACGACGATCAGCGGGCTGAACCACATGCGGCGAACGAAACGTCTCGGCGTACCAGCCCCCCTCCGGGTGGGCGCGCAGGCCGAGTTGCGAGATGAGGACGGCAACACGTGTGAGCATGCTGTATTCTACTTCCCGTCCCCAACAACGAGATGCTGATGTCCGCTGATGTGCATCCACACCGGACCACTGAGTCCGAAGCGACCCGCCGCGCCTTTCTGCAGCAGCTTGGACTGACGCTCACCGCGAGTGGACTCGCCGTGGCCGGTGCGCCGTCACTGCTGTCGGCGGCCCCCTTCGCCGACGTGACCTCGGCGGGCGCGGCCGACGACTTTGATATGACCTGGACGGCGCGCGTTACCGGGAAGCACAAGGCCGTCTTTGACTCGCCGGATATTGCCGGCGGCCTGGGCGTGATTCGCGGAGCCGTGGTCAAGAAGCAGTACATGGATGCCTTCAAGATTGCGGCAGCGGACTTCACGACCGTGATCGTGCTGCGCCATGACGGGATCGCGCTCGCCATGAATCAGCAATTCTGGGACACGTACGGCATCGCCAAAAGCAACAATGTCAAGCACCCCTGGACGGGCGAGCCGATCACCAAGAACCCGGCCACGCTGACGCCCGCCGATGGCCTCCCCGCCACGCTGGCGGGCGCGGACCTCGCCTCGCAGCTCAAGAACGGCGCCATCGCACTCGCCTGCAACCTGGCCTTCGGTGACATGGTCGATCTGGTGGCCAAGACGGACAAGCTGTCCGACGCCGACGCGCGCAAGAAGGCGCTCGGCATGATGATGCCGGGGGTGATCATGCAGCCGAGTGGCGTGTTTGCCACGACCGTCGCGCAGGAGAAGGGCTGCGTGTACGTCCGTGCCACCTGAACGCGGATTCGGGCGATGATGGGATGGTGTGTGGCGGCGCTCGTCGCGCTGGCGTCCAAGGCGGTCGCCCCGGTCTCGGGGGTCGTCTATACCGATCGCAACGCGAACGGCGTTCGCGATGCTGGCGAGGTGGGTATGGCGGGCGTCGCGGTGTCCAATCAGGACACCGTCGTACTGACCGACGCGAGTGGCCGCTACACACTGCCCGGCGCGGGGCTGGGCAATGTGTTTGTGTCGGTGCCCCGCGGTTCCCGCGCGGTCGGCGCCTGGTGGAAGCCGGCCGACGCGCCCACGCTGGATTTTGCCCTGACGCCCTGGAAGGAGCCGGTGCCCTTCCGGTTCGTGCAGGCGTCGGATACGCACATTGCGGCGCCGGTGGTGCCACGCACGCGGCGCATGATCGCCATGGTGGATTCGATCGCGCCGGCGCTGCTGCTGGTGACCGGCGATCTGGTGAAGGACGCGCTGCGCGTGAGTGAAGCCGAGGCGACGGGCTACTACGAACTGTTCGCGAACGAGATGCGTGCGCTGCGCACCCCGTTCCGTACGGTGCCGGGGAATCACGAGATCTTCGGTATCGAGCGCGAGTTGTCGAAGGTGCCGGCGACGAACCCGCTCGTGGGCAAGGCGATGTATCGCGGTCGCTTGGGACCCGAGTACTACTCGTTCAATGCCGGCGGCAT of Gemmatimonadaceae bacterium contains these proteins:
- a CDS encoding serine hydrolase, translating into MFALDRRCLALVTCAALAAVTPSLSAQPRAFPSDSAIRAVLVARVNGGIAPGYAVGLIDSTGATRIITVGTGAGSAPVDAHTLFEIGSITKTFTGTILASMVADRSVRLDQPVAELLPPGTRIPARGARQITLLDLATQSSGLPRMPGNFAPKDPTNPYADYDGARMLSFLASYELTRDPGAAYDYSNLGVGLLGYALAARAKQSYEQLVTKRVLAPLGMRESAVALTPALRARMSTGHDASGAAVPLWDLDAIAGAGALRSSITDMLRYLEANLAADVDPTSAKTHGLGAVLADAHAARYTKGPSGMSLGLAWHRLPGPGGDTIVWHNGGTGGFTSFLGYSAKRKMGVVILANSTSGPDGIAMHWLAGAPLPAATKPRNATRAAITLPPETLDRYVGRFEITPAFSLTVARTGNSLTLTATAQPTLALLAESPTRFFVREVEADLEYEFDAAGNAVSLTLLQQGAKMRGVRK
- a CDS encoding cupin domain-containing protein, producing the protein MLTRVAVLISQLGLRAHPEGGWYAETFRSPHVVQPADRRGDRAALTAIWFLLVNGTYSAWHRVESDESWHWYEGEPLELFVSPPEGGPTTRILLGPLATGGTPQYVVPAGWWQAARPTGSYTLSGCTVGPGFDFADFTLLRDVPAYQRPSLDPALL
- a CDS encoding metallophosphoesterase, whose product is MMGWCVAALVALASKAVAPVSGVVYTDRNANGVRDAGEVGMAGVAVSNQDTVVLTDASGRYTLPGAGLGNVFVSVPRGSRAVGAWWKPADAPTLDFALTPWKEPVPFRFVQASDTHIAAPVVPRTRRMIAMVDSIAPALLLVTGDLVKDALRVSEAEATGYYELFANEMRALRTPFRTVPGNHEIFGIERELSKVPATNPLVGKAMYRGRLGPEYYSFNAGGMHFVALNTVDIDDQWYYGHVDSLQLAWLRRDLAVLPDSVPVVTFSHIPLVSASEGVGGYTEAPPAPTIITVKGKKQFRHTASNLADVLAAIRPHRFEIALAGHIHAREMVTMQTTSGPLRFFQTAAVVGDTPKAGTVLPSGITVYTVRNGRVDDGVFVPLGAVR